The Saprospiraceae bacterium genome includes a window with the following:
- a CDS encoding IS66 family transposase, giving the protein MKKKSDHKGRQLLAGCEHLPVEEIIIDVDHDESDIHIGDEVSEKLAQKPGYLYRIRYIRRKYKKGGQDTIVTAAPVEEPIARCEADVSLLAHVLVSKFVDHLPEYRQQQIYKREGVVIPPSTMNGWVHQLSPYMKLMAEYIKTKILSTPYIQQDESTIKVMDNKHKQGINKGYMWVMASVQMQYVCFEYQNGRGREGPLESFKSFKGDLQTDAYEVYNVIDKVYGQINHFHCWAHGRRKFHEALGNDKFRSEYALSFIQKLYEIERKCREANYTHNQRQVERQKAKPILIQFKEWLDKESLVVTPRSPIGTAIGYIIKRWDKFTKYTDHGHVEIDNNIIENAIRPLALGRKNYLFAGHHDAAINIGYYYTIFGTCKALGVNPYDYMVWYLTKVPSIKTSDIGYLAPDAFKKSLEVLT; this is encoded by the coding sequence ATCAAAAAGAAGAGTGACCATAAAGGCCGGCAACTTTTAGCCGGATGTGAACATCTACCAGTAGAAGAGATAATCATCGATGTAGATCATGATGAGTCAGATATCCACATAGGAGATGAAGTATCTGAAAAGCTAGCCCAAAAGCCAGGATACCTCTATCGCATCAGATATATACGCCGCAAGTACAAAAAAGGAGGACAAGATACCATCGTCACCGCTGCGCCTGTAGAAGAACCCATCGCCAGATGTGAAGCAGATGTAAGCCTACTGGCACATGTATTAGTGTCAAAATTTGTAGACCACCTGCCGGAGTATCGACAACAGCAGATATACAAACGTGAAGGAGTCGTTATCCCTCCTTCAACAATGAACGGATGGGTTCACCAGCTCAGTCCCTATATGAAGCTTATGGCAGAATATATTAAAACTAAAATACTGAGTACACCCTACATTCAACAGGATGAAAGCACCATCAAAGTAATGGACAATAAACATAAACAAGGCATCAATAAAGGCTATATGTGGGTCATGGCGTCTGTTCAAATGCAGTATGTGTGTTTTGAATACCAAAATGGCCGAGGCAGAGAAGGGCCGCTAGAATCCTTTAAATCATTTAAAGGAGACCTACAAACAGATGCGTATGAAGTGTACAATGTCATAGACAAAGTCTATGGACAGATAAATCATTTTCATTGCTGGGCCCACGGTCGCCGGAAGTTTCATGAAGCTCTGGGCAATGATAAATTCCGAAGTGAATATGCATTGAGCTTTATCCAGAAACTCTATGAGATAGAACGTAAATGCAGAGAAGCCAACTATACCCACAACCAACGGCAAGTTGAACGTCAGAAAGCTAAACCCATCCTGATTCAGTTCAAGGAATGGTTGGATAAAGAATCACTTGTAGTAACCCCAAGATCGCCTATAGGGACAGCCATAGGATATATTATAAAGAGGTGGGATAAGTTTACCAAATATACAGATCATGGACATGTAGAGATCGATAATAATATCATAGAAAATGCAATTAGACCCCTTGCATTAGGACGCAAAAACTATCTTTTTGCCGGACATCATGATGCGGCCATCAATATAGGATATTATTACACTATCTTTGGGACATGTAAAGCACTGGGAGTAAACCCATATGACTATATGGTATGGTACCTCACCAAAGTACCTTCCATAAAAACATCAGACATAGGATACTTAGCACCGGATGCATTCAAAAAATCACTGGAAGTGTTAACGTAG
- a CDS encoding helix-turn-helix transcriptional regulator: MKAKNKNLLTLEEFKEKNYGKRGTKERDELEAGYEAFKIGALIHDTRVETGMTQEQLAEKVGTSKSYISKIENNIKEARISTLQKIIKLGFGRRLELNVIIYHTT; the protein is encoded by the coding sequence ATAAAAGCGAAAAATAAAAATTTATTGACTCTTGAAGAGTTCAAAGAAAAAAACTACGGAAAACGTGGGACTAAAGAACGTGACGAACTAGAAGCCGGTTATGAAGCGTTCAAAATCGGAGCTTTGATTCATGACACTCGTGTAGAAACGGGAATGACACAGGAACAACTTGCTGAAAAAGTTGGAACATCAAAATCCTACATTTCAAAAATTGAGAACAACATAAAAGAAGCACGAATTTCGACACTTCAAAAAATCATCAAACTGGGTTTTGGCAGACGACTTGAATTGAATGTAATAATATATCATACAACTTGA
- a CDS encoding type II toxin-antitoxin system RelE/ParE family toxin produces the protein MALKIVWTENALSHLEDILSYWEARNGSNTYSKKLYKIFQSGLSIISEHPETGSKTNSHIIRKKVIRDYFVYYSFDEEILTLLGIIDMRRNPKFIKKFEE, from the coding sequence ATGGCTCTCAAAATAGTTTGGACAGAAAACGCCCTTTCACATTTAGAAGACATTCTAAGTTATTGGGAAGCAAGAAATGGTTCAAATACATATTCAAAGAAGCTTTATAAAATATTTCAAAGCGGATTAAGTATAATATCTGAACATCCAGAAACAGGTTCCAAAACAAATAGTCATATAATCCGGAAAAAGGTAATAAGAGACTATTTTGTTTATTACAGTTTTGACGAAGAAATCTTGACATTGTTAGGAATTATTGACATGAGAAGAAATCCTAAGTTCATTAAAAAATTTGAAGAATAA
- a CDS encoding (d)CMP kinase, with product MENKLIIAIDGYSSSGKSTLAKQIAKALGFIFVDSGAMYRAVTYYLQVHKIDINNREEVINALPNIQIEFKNKEGKNTCFLNGKNVEKQIRTIEVSRLVSEVSAISEVRSFLVAQQRKYGQKGNLVMDGRDIGTVVFPDADIKFFIKAELKTRAGRRYKELQSKDQDVQLDEVLSNISHRDHTDTTRADSPLKKADDAIEIDNTHLNQAQQFELAMNHIMSVHKFNDSEE from the coding sequence TTGGAGAACAAACTGATTATAGCAATTGATGGATATTCGTCAAGCGGTAAGTCCACGCTGGCAAAACAGATTGCCAAAGCGTTGGGATTTATTTTTGTAGATTCCGGAGCTATGTACAGAGCGGTTACATATTATCTGCAAGTCCATAAAATAGATATCAATAATCGGGAAGAAGTGATCAATGCTCTCCCGAATATCCAAATTGAATTTAAAAATAAAGAAGGTAAAAATACTTGTTTTCTGAATGGTAAGAATGTTGAAAAACAAATCAGGACCATCGAAGTATCACGTTTGGTGAGTGAAGTGTCTGCAATCTCTGAAGTGAGAAGTTTTCTGGTAGCTCAGCAAAGAAAATATGGTCAAAAAGGTAATCTCGTTATGGATGGCAGGGACATCGGGACAGTTGTTTTTCCGGACGCGGATATCAAATTTTTTATCAAAGCCGAATTGAAAACCAGAGCCGGCAGACGATATAAAGAACTACAATCCAAAGATCAGGATGTCCAACTCGATGAAGTACTCAGCAACATCAGTCATCGCGATCACACTGATACCACCCGGGCAGATAGCCCCTTAAAAAAAGCCGACGACGCCATCGAAATAGACAACACCCACCTGAATCAGGCGCAACAGTTTGAACTGGCCATGAATCATATAATGTCTGTTCATAAATTCAATGATTCTGAGGAATAG
- a CDS encoding DUF1501 domain-containing protein translates to MKRRQFLQTGSLVSLPIIIGGLEVSAISRSSLFNLINNDNDRVLVLVQLNGGNDGLNMVIPIDQYSGLSQVRSNLLLPENKVLKMVDKTGLHPSMSGLHRMYQDGKMAVIQSVGYPNQNRSHFRSTDIWTTASASDEYLTSGWIGRYLDLKYPGYPTGYPNSDCPDPFAITLGAVVSETCQGPVTNFSYSLVNQASVRLVEETVSAPVDGSCYSTELDYIRTTIKQSNAYAGTVLNAFDNGNNIAEYPENNRLADQLRIVANLISGGLGTKIYVVSLGGFDTHANQVLIGDTENGEHATLLQMVSEAVSAFMKDCEALGVEERVMGMTFSEFGRQIRANNSFGTDHGTAAPLLVFGSCTNQGVYGDNPEITAEVAPQEGVPMQYDFRSVYGSLLVDWLGASETEVRNLLYEDFQKISFVKDCDISSSTNDSSKDEIYIKVAPNPCQAYTYVNFTSEGQHFYVSLFNGLGSELQILLNKKLSGGSHELTVDMQSFPSGNYFIRFAYGSKVKTIRFVKI, encoded by the coding sequence ATGAAACGCAGACAATTTTTACAAACGGGTTCTTTGGTGTCGCTACCAATAATAATTGGAGGTCTTGAAGTGAGTGCTATCAGCAGATCTTCCTTATTCAATCTGATTAATAATGACAACGACAGAGTGTTGGTATTAGTGCAGCTCAACGGTGGAAATGATGGGCTCAATATGGTAATACCGATAGATCAATATAGTGGCTTAAGTCAGGTAAGATCCAATCTGCTCCTGCCGGAAAATAAAGTTTTGAAGATGGTCGATAAAACAGGACTGCATCCTTCCATGTCCGGATTACATCGTATGTATCAGGATGGGAAAATGGCAGTCATCCAATCTGTTGGTTATCCCAATCAAAACAGATCTCATTTCAGGTCAACAGATATATGGACTACGGCATCCGCTTCAGATGAATATCTTACTTCCGGATGGATAGGGAGATATCTGGATTTAAAATATCCGGGATATCCGACCGGTTATCCTAATTCAGATTGTCCCGATCCATTTGCAATCACGCTCGGAGCGGTTGTTTCAGAAACCTGTCAGGGACCCGTAACAAATTTTAGTTATTCATTGGTCAATCAGGCATCTGTGAGATTAGTGGAAGAAACAGTTTCTGCACCGGTAGATGGAAGTTGTTACAGCACGGAACTTGATTATATCAGAACTACCATCAAACAATCCAATGCTTATGCAGGCACTGTACTGAATGCTTTTGATAATGGGAACAATATAGCCGAATATCCTGAAAATAACCGCCTTGCCGATCAGTTGAGGATAGTGGCTAATCTTATCTCCGGGGGGTTGGGTACAAAAATTTATGTCGTTTCATTAGGAGGTTTTGATACACATGCCAATCAGGTGCTGATAGGGGATACTGAAAACGGAGAGCACGCTACACTTTTACAAATGGTGTCGGAAGCTGTTTCTGCGTTTATGAAAGACTGTGAGGCTTTAGGTGTAGAAGAGAGAGTGATGGGGATGACATTTTCAGAATTCGGTCGACAAATAAGAGCCAACAACAGTTTTGGAACGGACCACGGAACGGCAGCGCCGTTACTGGTATTCGGTTCGTGCACAAATCAGGGAGTTTATGGAGACAACCCGGAGATAACCGCAGAAGTTGCACCACAGGAAGGTGTTCCGATGCAGTATGATTTCAGATCTGTTTACGGAAGCCTGTTGGTAGATTGGCTCGGTGCTTCTGAAACAGAAGTCAGAAATTTACTATACGAAGATTTTCAAAAGATTTCATTTGTTAAAGATTGTGATATTAGCAGCAGTACCAATGATAGTTCAAAAGATGAAATTTATATCAAAGTTGCACCAAACCCATGTCAAGCCTACACCTATGTCAACTTCACTTCTGAAGGCCAGCATTTTTATGTCAGTTTGTTTAATGGATTAGGTTCAGAATTACAAATCCTGCTGAATAAAAAACTCAGTGGAGGCAGTCATGAACTTACGGTGGATATGCAATCCTTTCCATCCGGTAATTATTTTATTCGTTTTGCTTATGGTTCTAAGGTGAAAACAATCAGATTTGTGAAGATTTAA
- the tnpB gene encoding IS66 family insertion sequence element accessory protein TnpB has product MLGFGAHQRYYLYKGAVDMRKGYDGLSGLVRNELEADPMNGDVYVFFNRSRRTVKLLTWDRDGFVLYCKRLEGGCYEQLSGIIEGKTHLINYQHLIMLLSGISLIGLHQRPRYEMQKTG; this is encoded by the coding sequence ATGTTAGGATTCGGAGCACATCAGCGGTATTATTTATACAAAGGTGCAGTAGATATGCGCAAGGGCTATGACGGATTGAGCGGTTTGGTACGTAATGAACTCGAAGCCGATCCGATGAATGGAGATGTGTATGTATTTTTCAACCGGAGTCGCCGGACTGTCAAATTACTGACATGGGATCGGGATGGCTTTGTGTTGTACTGCAAGCGATTGGAAGGAGGCTGTTACGAGCAACTCAGTGGTATCATAGAAGGCAAAACACATCTGATCAACTACCAGCATCTGATCATGTTGCTGAGTGGAATATCACTCATAGGACTACACCAACGACCGCGATATGAGATGCAAAAAACAGGATAA
- the queA gene encoding tRNA preQ1(34) S-adenosylmethionine ribosyltransferase-isomerase QueA — MRTKLSQFKFDLPEELIAQYPSEERDQSRLMVVDRKTGKIEHRIFKDLLEYFDDGDALIFNNTKVFPARLYGKKEKTGAKIEVFLLRELNSDARLWDVLVDPARKIRVGNKLYFANDKGEDILVAEVVDNTTSRGRTIRFFYDGDDEQFRAVLRELGSTPLPKYITRKPEELDDERYQTVYAKETGAVAAPTAGLHFSKELMKRLEIKGTSLAEVTLHVGLGTFRSIDVEDLSKHKMDAEYYSISEEAARIVNRSKDMNKRICAVGTTSMRTIETSVSAMGQLKASEGWTNLFIYPPYDFSIANAMITNFHLPKTSLIIMVAAFGGFDLIMEAYQEAVKEKYRFFSYGDAMLII, encoded by the coding sequence ATGAGGACGAAACTTTCACAATTTAAGTTTGACTTACCTGAAGAGTTAATCGCACAATATCCATCTGAAGAACGCGACCAATCACGATTGATGGTAGTGGACAGGAAGACCGGAAAAATAGAACACAGGATTTTTAAAGACCTTTTGGAATATTTTGATGACGGAGACGCATTAATCTTTAATAATACAAAGGTTTTTCCTGCCCGGTTATACGGGAAGAAGGAAAAGACAGGTGCTAAAATAGAAGTATTTCTTTTAAGAGAATTAAACTCTGACGCCCGTTTATGGGATGTTTTGGTCGATCCGGCCAGAAAAATCAGGGTAGGGAATAAACTTTATTTTGCCAATGATAAAGGAGAAGATATTCTGGTAGCTGAAGTAGTGGACAATACCACTTCCAGAGGTAGAACTATCCGATTCTTTTATGATGGGGATGACGAACAATTCAGAGCTGTGCTCAGAGAATTGGGAAGTACGCCTCTTCCAAAATATATAACACGGAAGCCCGAAGAGCTGGATGATGAAAGATATCAAACCGTGTATGCCAAAGAAACAGGAGCCGTTGCTGCACCAACAGCAGGACTGCATTTTTCGAAAGAACTAATGAAACGCCTTGAAATCAAAGGAACAAGCCTTGCAGAAGTAACGCTGCACGTTGGATTAGGTACTTTCAGAAGTATAGATGTAGAGGATTTATCCAAACATAAAATGGATGCGGAGTATTACAGTATTTCAGAGGAAGCTGCCAGAATCGTCAACAGATCAAAAGATATGAACAAGCGGATTTGTGCGGTAGGTACAACATCCATGAGAACTATCGAAACATCCGTTTCTGCGATGGGGCAGTTGAAGGCATCTGAAGGTTGGACCAATCTGTTCATTTATCCGCCATATGATTTCAGTATTGCCAATGCCATGATTACCAATTTTCACCTTCCAAAGACGAGTCTGATCATTATGGTTGCTGCTTTTGGGGGATTTGATTTAATCATGGAAGCGTATCAGGAAGCTGTTAAAGAAAAATACAGATTCTTTAGTTATGGGGATGCAATGCTTATCATTTAA
- a CDS encoding putative toxin-antitoxin system toxin component, PIN family — translation MNFNKLDKIIHSKHCTIIFSQELLDEFMEVTNRPKLIKYFGQPALEDLLETIEEFAEFIDVTSQIKFLNDSKDDFLLSLAIDGKADYLITGDKEFFINGSFRLRI, via the coding sequence ATAAACTTTAACAAATTAGATAAAATCATACATTCAAAGCATTGCACTATCATTTTTAGCCAAGAACTACTTGACGAATTTATGGAAGTTACCAACAGGCCAAAATTGATAAAATATTTTGGCCAACCTGCTCTTGAAGATTTATTAGAAACAATTGAAGAATTTGCAGAATTTATTGATGTTACTTCACAAATAAAATTTCTAAATGATAGTAAAGATGACTTTTTACTTTCCCTGGCAATTGATGGCAAAGCTGACTATTTAATTACAGGCGATAAAGAGTTTTTTATTAATGGAAGTTTTCGACTTAGAATTTAG
- a CDS encoding DUF2795 domain-containing protein — translation MYWTLELAHNLEDAPWPATRDELIDYAIRSGAPLEVLENLQELDDEYEIYESMEDIWPDYPRKDDFLFNEDEY, via the coding sequence ATGTATTGGACATTAGAGTTAGCTCATAATCTTGAAGATGCACCTTGGCCGGCAACAAGAGATGAACTTATTGATTATGCCATCCGTTCAGGCGCACCTTTGGAAGTATTGGAAAATCTTCAGGAGCTGGATGATGAGTATGAAATTTATGAATCGATGGAAGACATCTGGCCGGACTATCCCAGGAAGGATGATTTTCTCTTTAACGAAGACGAATATTGA
- the fdhF gene encoding formate dehydrogenase subunit alpha — translation MTYNKISLAYIDDKPYHIRYGETILSFIKRNVSKTLVPTLCDAPNLEPFGSCRVCSVEVGLNENGPLKTMASCHTPVMEGSYIYTSTDKIKKLRKNIIELVLTDHPLDCLTCEVNNNCELQTVAASVGIRTVRYPEGKTHLDRKKDLSHPYMTMDLSKCINCYRCVRACDEVQGEMVLSMSGRGFDSKIIKGNDVSFFESDCVSCGACAQACPTSAISDVFESKSVVADKKIRTVCTYCGVGCNLEVSVVNDQVKSIRAPYDAEVNQGHTCLKGRFAFSFYNHPDRIKTPLIRKNGTLTPATWDEAYAFIAEKLTSIKAEYGPDAIAGISSARCTNEENYLMQKFIRAVIGTNNIDCCARVCHSPTALGMQRTFGTGAATNSIEDIKHTDCILVIGANPTDAHPVTGAKLKQFAMKGKTSIVIDPRRTEMARYATYHLQLKPGTNVAILNMMLYYIISEGLEDKNFIEARTEGYADFRNYIMGLSMDELSEITGVDKELVRKAAIGYASAPNAMSFHGLGVTEHTQGTFTVMLISDLAMITGNIGRPGVGVNPLRGQNNVQGAADMGCQPHQGAGYMNAYDPEINKQYEAFYNAKIPLGKGYKIPEMFDASINGKLKALWLMGEDVVQTDPNTQKVINAMSNLELLVVQELFMTETAKYATVVLPGASFLEKSGTYTNGERRIQRVQKTVEPLEGTKADGQIMSDIMNVMGYPQAYYDAEITLQEIAGIVPFFAGVTWSGLGDNGKQWPVQTDGTDTKILHTDSFKRGKGKFHYFDFKESNELEKHSKEYPYIITTNRELEHYNAGTMTRRTRNVNILTEDVLLIHPDDAAKHFIQNGDMVCVESPRGKVDIKAKITDEVRPGILSSTFHFPEVMLNMITSDEHDSEAMCPEYKVVAVNIRKSKGKNRMLV, via the coding sequence CAAAAGGAATGTATCAAAAACTCTTGTTCCGACATTATGCGATGCCCCGAATCTGGAACCTTTTGGTTCATGTCGTGTATGTAGCGTAGAAGTAGGTTTGAATGAGAATGGCCCGCTGAAAACAATGGCTTCCTGTCATACACCTGTTATGGAAGGCAGTTATATTTACACCAGTACGGATAAAATCAAAAAACTAAGGAAAAATATCATCGAACTGGTCCTCACTGATCATCCGCTGGATTGTCTGACATGTGAAGTTAATAATAATTGTGAACTCCAGACGGTTGCAGCCTCTGTTGGCATTCGTACTGTCCGATATCCGGAAGGCAAAACCCATCTCGACAGAAAAAAAGATTTGAGTCATCCGTATATGACTATGGATTTGAGTAAATGTATCAATTGCTATCGTTGTGTGAGAGCTTGTGACGAAGTGCAGGGAGAGATGGTATTGAGTATGTCAGGCAGAGGATTTGACTCCAAGATTATCAAAGGAAATGATGTAAGCTTTTTTGAATCAGATTGTGTCAGTTGTGGTGCCTGTGCTCAGGCATGTCCTACCTCTGCGATTTCAGATGTATTTGAATCCAAGTCTGTTGTTGCTGATAAAAAAATCAGGACGGTTTGTACTTACTGCGGCGTAGGTTGCAATCTGGAAGTTTCCGTCGTAAATGATCAGGTCAAATCCATCCGTGCTCCATATGATGCTGAAGTCAATCAGGGCCACACCTGTCTGAAAGGACGATTTGCTTTTTCATTCTACAATCATCCCGACAGAATTAAAACTCCGCTGATTCGAAAAAATGGCACACTAACACCTGCGACTTGGGACGAAGCATACGCATTTATCGCTGAAAAACTGACAAGTATCAAGGCTGAATACGGGCCGGATGCTATTGCCGGAATTTCTTCTGCACGATGTACCAATGAAGAAAATTACCTGATGCAGAAATTTATCAGGGCGGTCATAGGAACCAATAATATAGATTGTTGTGCCCGGGTGTGTCACTCTCCTACCGCATTGGGGATGCAACGTACTTTTGGTACCGGTGCAGCTACTAATTCCATTGAAGACATCAAACATACAGATTGCATTCTTGTGATCGGAGCAAATCCAACGGACGCTCACCCTGTCACCGGCGCTAAGCTGAAACAGTTTGCTATGAAAGGCAAAACAAGTATCGTCATCGACCCCAGGAGAACTGAAATGGCCAGATATGCCACCTATCATTTGCAATTAAAGCCCGGTACCAATGTAGCCATTCTCAACATGATGTTGTATTACATCATCTCTGAAGGGCTGGAAGATAAAAACTTTATTGAAGCCCGAACCGAAGGTTATGCTGACTTCCGCAATTACATTATGGGATTGAGTATGGATGAACTTTCGGAAATCACCGGAGTCGATAAAGAATTGGTCAGAAAAGCTGCTATAGGATATGCATCTGCACCGAATGCTATGTCTTTTCACGGATTAGGCGTAACGGAACATACACAGGGTACATTTACAGTGATGCTGATATCGGATCTGGCAATGATTACCGGAAATATCGGCAGACCGGGCGTAGGAGTGAATCCACTGAGAGGACAAAACAATGTCCAGGGAGCAGCAGATATGGGATGCCAGCCACATCAGGGAGCAGGATACATGAATGCTTATGATCCTGAAATCAACAAACAATATGAAGCTTTTTATAATGCAAAAATACCATTGGGGAAAGGGTACAAAATCCCGGAAATGTTTGATGCCAGTATCAATGGCAAACTAAAAGCACTCTGGCTGATGGGTGAAGACGTGGTTCAGACAGACCCCAATACACAGAAAGTTATCAATGCTATGTCCAATCTCGAGCTGTTGGTAGTTCAGGAATTATTCATGACCGAAACAGCAAAATATGCCACTGTTGTGCTACCGGGTGCATCCTTTTTAGAAAAAAGCGGCACTTACACCAACGGCGAAAGAAGGATTCAGAGAGTTCAGAAAACGGTGGAACCATTGGAAGGAACCAAGGCTGACGGACAGATCATGTCAGACATCATGAATGTGATGGGATATCCACAAGCTTATTATGATGCAGAGATCACATTACAGGAAATTGCCGGCATTGTACCATTTTTTGCCGGAGTGACCTGGTCCGGTTTGGGTGACAATGGCAAACAATGGCCGGTACAGACAGACGGAACAGACACTAAAATACTCCATACGGATAGTTTTAAAAGAGGAAAGGGTAAATTCCATTATTTTGATTTCAAAGAAAGCAACGAACTGGAAAAACATTCGAAAGAATATCCGTATATCATCACCACCAACCGTGAACTCGAGCATTATAATGCAGGCACGATGACACGACGTACCAGAAATGTCAATATCCTGACCGAAGATGTATTGCTGATTCATCCGGATGATGCAGCAAAACATTTTATCCAAAACGGGGACATGGTCTGTGTAGAATCACCTCGCGGAAAGGTAGATATCAAAGCCAAAATAACCGACGAAGTCCGACCGGGCATTCTGAGCAGCACTTTTCACTTTCCGGAAGTCATGCTGAATATGATCACATCAGATGAACACGATAGTGAAGCGATGTGCCCTGAATACAAAGTTGTAGCCGTTAATATCAGAAAAAGTAAGGGTAAGAATAGGATGTTGGTTTAG